One segment of Carassius auratus strain Wakin chromosome 2, ASM336829v1, whole genome shotgun sequence DNA contains the following:
- the LOC113119525 gene encoding GTP-binding protein Di-Ras1-like has product MPEQSNDYRVVVFGAGGVGKSSLVLRFVKGTFRDTYIPTVEDTYRQVISCDKSVCTLQITDTTGSHQFPAMQRLSISKGHAFILVYSITSKQSLEELKPIYQQILAIKGNIENIPIMLVGNKSDETQREVKTEDGEAQSKIWKCAFMETSAKTNHNVTELFQELLNLEKKRNMSLNIDGKRSGKQSRADKLKGKCSIM; this is encoded by the coding sequence ATGCCAGAGCAGAGCAACGACTACCGTGTGGTGGTGTTTGGCGCAGGGGGTGTAGGGAAGAGCTCACTTGTGCTCCGTTTTGTGAAAGGCACTTTCCGGGACACCTACATCCCAACGGTGGAGGACACGTACCGGCAGGTGATCAGCTGTGACAAGAGCGTCTGCACCCTGCAGATCACAGACACAACTGGCAGCCACCAGTTTCCCGCCATGCAGCGTCTGTCCATCTCCAAGGGTCACGCATTCATCCTGGTCTACTCCATCACTAGTAAGCAATCCCTGGAAGAATTAAAGCCCATATACCAGCAGATTCTCGCTATTAAAGGCAACATAGAGAACATCCCCATCATGCTCGTGGGAAACAAGAGCGATGAGACTCAACGGGAAGTGAAGACCGAAGATGGAGAGGCCCAGTCCAAGATCTGGAAGTGTGCTTTCATGGAGACCTCAGCTAAGACTAACCACAATGTCACTGAACTTTTCCAGGAGCTTCTCAATTTGGAGAAGAAGAGGAACATGAGTTTGAACATCGATGGCAAGCGTTCTGGGAAGCAAAGCAGGGCTGACAAGCTGAAGGGGAAATGCAGCATCATGTAA